One Seleniivibrio woodruffii DNA window includes the following coding sequences:
- a CDS encoding efflux RND transporter periplasmic adaptor subunit yields the protein MSKVNTAEIAGKIGGKRSGGGRKKFIWLGVIAVIVIALGIKTCVSGKNDIPQYKTVKAEQGDFTVKISATGTLQPTNQVEVGSELSGTVKAVYADYNSKVTKGQILAELDTEKLESQLTQYAAAVKAAQATVLQSQATERETLAKLNRLKNLYDITQGKSPSKSDMDAAQADYDRAVANTASAQAQSAQAEANLKSAKTDLSKAKILSPVNGVVLTRSVEPGQTVAASYQAPVLFTLAEDLKEMELIVNVDEADIGQVKEGMRAEFTVDAYPDKVFKGDITQARYGSETVDNVVTYATVIRVDNSNMLLRPGMTATSDIIVKEQKNAVIIPNEAFRYAPPAMDASGGSFVSKLMPRPLRAAKTAPRQKKEGAQTVYKLVNGMPQPVEVATGESNGNGRELIQGDIKAGDELVIGTVNAKGK from the coding sequence ATGAGCAAAGTAAACACCGCTGAGATTGCGGGAAAAATAGGCGGAAAAAGAAGCGGCGGCGGCCGGAAAAAATTCATCTGGCTGGGCGTTATCGCAGTGATAGTCATCGCACTGGGCATAAAGACCTGTGTGAGCGGAAAGAACGACATTCCGCAGTATAAAACGGTTAAGGCGGAGCAGGGTGATTTCACCGTAAAGATATCCGCAACGGGAACCCTTCAGCCCACAAATCAGGTTGAGGTGGGCAGTGAGCTTTCGGGAACGGTTAAGGCCGTTTATGCGGACTACAACAGCAAAGTGACCAAAGGTCAGATCCTTGCGGAACTGGACACGGAGAAGCTGGAGAGTCAGCTGACCCAGTATGCGGCGGCCGTTAAGGCTGCTCAGGCAACCGTTCTTCAGTCGCAGGCCACCGAAAGGGAGACACTGGCAAAACTGAACAGACTTAAAAATCTGTATGACATAACTCAGGGGAAGTCCCCTTCAAAATCGGATATGGATGCGGCACAGGCCGACTATGACCGTGCGGTGGCAAACACAGCTTCGGCGCAGGCTCAGTCCGCACAGGCCGAAGCGAACCTGAAATCCGCAAAGACAGACCTTTCAAAGGCCAAGATTCTGTCGCCTGTGAACGGGGTTGTGCTCACCAGAAGCGTTGAACCCGGTCAGACCGTTGCGGCTTCATATCAGGCTCCGGTGCTCTTCACCCTTGCGGAGGATCTGAAAGAGATGGAGCTTATAGTGAACGTTGATGAGGCGGACATAGGTCAGGTGAAAGAGGGGATGCGTGCGGAGTTCACTGTGGACGCATATCCCGACAAGGTCTTCAAAGGTGACATAACTCAGGCCAGATACGGCTCTGAGACCGTTGACAACGTGGTCACCTATGCAACCGTCATCAGGGTGGACAACAGCAATATGCTCCTTCGCCCCGGAATGACCGCCACATCCGACATAATAGTCAAAGAGCAGAAGAACGCAGTGATAATCCCCAACGAAGCGTTCAGATATGCGCCCCCCGCAATGGATGCTTCCGGCGGTTCTTTCGTCAGCAAGCTGATGCCCCGTCCCCTCAGAGCGGCAAAAACCGCTCCCCGACAGAAAAAAGAGGGAGCGCAGACAGTCTACAAACTGGTGAACGGAATGCCCCAGCCTGTTGAGGTTGCCACAGGAGAGAGCAACGGAAACGGCAGAGAGCTTATTCAGGGGGATATAAAAGCGGGTGACGAACTGGTCATCGGCACAGTAAACGCAAAGGGTAAGTGA